Proteins from one Caulobacter sp. 73W genomic window:
- the hemA gene encoding 5-aminolevulinate synthase → MDYKAAFKNAVEQVRSEGRYRVFADLKRQQGHFPRATWTRPDGGEQDVVVWCSNDYLGQGQNPVVMDAMHAAIDAHGSGSGGTRNISGTTHQHVELELELADLHQKESALVFTSGYVANEATLSSLQKILPGLIIYSDALNHASMIAGIRNGGCERHVFRHNDLEHLEELLAASPADRPKLIAFESVYSMDGDIADIAGTIALAKKYGALTYLDEVHAVGMYGERGAGVAERDGVMGDIDIVEGTLGKAFGVMGGYIAGNSDMVDAVRLYAAGFIFTTSLPPSLMAGAAASVRYLKEHNELRVAHQERAATLKKMMADAGLPVMPSVSHIVPVLVGDPVHCKMISDMLLSDHGIYVQPINYPTVPRGTERLRFTPSPAHTDAMMRDLVKAMEKLWAHCNVARMGGYAA, encoded by the coding sequence ATGGATTACAAAGCCGCTTTCAAGAACGCCGTCGAACAGGTCCGTTCGGAGGGCCGCTATCGGGTCTTCGCCGACCTGAAGCGTCAGCAGGGCCACTTCCCGCGTGCCACCTGGACGCGCCCGGACGGGGGTGAGCAGGACGTCGTGGTCTGGTGCTCGAATGACTATCTCGGCCAGGGCCAGAACCCGGTGGTCATGGACGCCATGCACGCGGCCATCGACGCGCACGGCTCGGGCTCGGGCGGCACGCGCAACATCTCGGGCACCACGCACCAGCACGTCGAGCTGGAGCTGGAGTTGGCCGACCTTCACCAGAAGGAATCGGCGCTGGTCTTCACCTCGGGCTACGTGGCCAACGAGGCGACCCTGTCGAGCCTGCAGAAGATCCTGCCGGGCCTGATCATCTATTCGGACGCCCTGAACCACGCCTCGATGATCGCCGGCATCCGCAACGGCGGCTGCGAGCGCCACGTGTTCCGTCACAACGACCTGGAGCACCTGGAAGAACTGCTGGCGGCCTCGCCGGCGGATCGTCCCAAGCTGATCGCCTTCGAGAGCGTCTATTCGATGGACGGCGACATCGCCGACATCGCCGGGACCATCGCACTGGCCAAGAAGTACGGCGCCCTGACCTATCTCGATGAAGTGCATGCCGTGGGCATGTACGGCGAGCGCGGCGCCGGCGTGGCCGAGCGCGACGGCGTCATGGGCGACATCGACATCGTCGAGGGCACGCTTGGCAAGGCTTTTGGCGTCATGGGCGGCTACATCGCCGGCAACTCCGACATGGTCGACGCCGTCCGCCTCTACGCCGCGGGCTTCATCTTCACCACCTCGCTGCCGCCGTCCCTGATGGCCGGCGCCGCCGCGAGCGTGCGTTACCTGAAAGAGCACAACGAGCTGCGCGTCGCTCACCAGGAGCGCGCCGCGACCCTGAAGAAGATGATGGCCGACGCCGGCCTGCCGGTCATGCCGTCGGTCAGCCACATCGTGCCGGTGCTGGTGGGCGATCCCGTCCACTGCAAGATGATCTCCGACATGCTGCTGTCCGATCACGGCATCTATGTGCAGCCGATCAACTATCCGACCGTGCCGCGCGGCACCGAGCGCCTGCGCTTTACGCCGTCTCCGGCCCACACCGACGCGATGATGCGCGATCTGGTGAAGGCCATGGAGAAGCTGTGGGCCCACTGCAACGTGGCCCGCATGGGCGGCTACGCGGCCTGA
- a CDS encoding MucR family transcriptional regulator produces the protein MASLDENETGNLSDQDILSLSADIVAAYVGQNTVAANALPDLIRSVHSTLSNLGEAEPPAPAEKQKPAVPISRSIANDYIVCLEDGKRLKMLKRYLRSRYDMSPDDYRRKWGLPADYPMVAPAYAARRSDFAKQIGLGRGVRRKR, from the coding sequence ATGGCGTCATTGGACGAGAACGAAACCGGCAACCTGTCCGACCAGGACATCTTGTCGCTCAGCGCCGATATCGTGGCCGCCTATGTGGGTCAAAACACCGTGGCGGCCAACGCGCTGCCTGACCTGATCCGCTCCGTCCACAGCACGCTTTCCAACCTCGGCGAAGCCGAGCCCCCCGCTCCGGCCGAAAAGCAGAAGCCGGCCGTGCCGATCAGCCGCTCGATCGCCAACGACTACATCGTCTGCCTGGAAGACGGTAAGCGGCTGAAGATGCTGAAGCGCTACCTGCGCTCGCGCTACGACATGAGCCCCGACGACTATCGCCGCAAATGGGGCCTGCCGGCCGACTACCCGATGGTCGCCCCCGCCTATGCCGCCCGGCGCTCCGACTTCGCCAAGCAGATCGGCCTTGGCCGCGGCGTCCGGCGCAAGCGCTAG
- the glyA gene encoding serine hydroxymethyltransferase, protein MSAFFSADLATADKAIFDRIGQELKRQQNQIELIASENIVSRAVLEAQGSILTNKYAEGYPGKRYYGGCEFVDEIEQLAIDRAKQIFGAAFANVQPHSGSQANQAVFMSLLQPGDTFLGMDLAAGGHLTHGSPANQSGKWFKPVSYTVRTQDQQIDYDTVAEIAAKEKPKLIIAGGSAYSRIIDFAKFREIADSVGAYLMVDMAHFAGLVAGGVYPNPVPHADVVTTTTHKTLRGPRGGMVLTNSEAIAKKINSAVFPGLQGGPLEHVIAAKAVAFGEALQPSFKAYAKQVVDNAKALADALQAGGVNIVSGGTDSHLMLVDLRPKGVNGRDTEHSLERANITTNKNGVPFDTAPFTITSGIRVGTPAGTTRGFGVEEFRLVGQLIAEVVEGLAKNGADGNGAVEDKVREQVLALTARFPIYA, encoded by the coding sequence ATGAGCGCCTTTTTCTCCGCCGATCTCGCCACTGCCGACAAAGCCATCTTCGACCGCATCGGCCAGGAGCTGAAGCGCCAGCAAAACCAGATCGAACTGATCGCGTCGGAGAATATCGTCAGCCGCGCCGTGCTGGAGGCTCAAGGCTCGATCCTGACCAACAAGTACGCCGAGGGTTATCCGGGCAAGCGCTATTACGGCGGTTGCGAGTTCGTCGACGAGATCGAGCAGCTGGCCATAGACCGCGCCAAGCAGATCTTCGGCGCCGCCTTCGCCAACGTCCAGCCGCACTCGGGCTCGCAGGCCAACCAGGCGGTGTTCATGTCGCTGCTGCAGCCGGGCGACACGTTCCTGGGCATGGATCTGGCGGCGGGCGGGCACCTGACGCACGGCAGCCCGGCCAACCAGTCGGGCAAGTGGTTCAAGCCGGTGTCCTACACCGTGCGCACTCAGGACCAGCAGATCGACTACGACACCGTCGCCGAGATCGCGGCCAAGGAAAAGCCGAAGCTCATCATCGCCGGCGGCAGCGCCTATAGCCGCATCATCGACTTCGCCAAGTTCCGCGAAATCGCCGACAGCGTCGGCGCCTACCTGATGGTGGACATGGCGCACTTCGCGGGCCTGGTGGCCGGCGGCGTCTATCCCAACCCCGTGCCGCACGCCGACGTGGTGACCACCACCACCCACAAGACTTTGCGCGGCCCGCGCGGCGGCATGGTGCTGACCAACAGCGAAGCCATCGCCAAGAAGATCAACTCGGCGGTGTTCCCGGGTCTGCAAGGCGGCCCGCTGGAGCACGTGATCGCCGCAAAGGCCGTGGCCTTCGGCGAAGCGCTGCAACCGTCGTTCAAGGCCTACGCCAAGCAGGTCGTCGACAACGCCAAGGCCTTGGCCGACGCGCTGCAGGCTGGCGGTGTCAACATCGTCTCGGGCGGCACGGACAGCCACCTGATGCTGGTGGACCTACGCCCCAAGGGCGTGAACGGCCGTGACACCGAACACAGCCTGGAGCGCGCCAACATCACCACCAACAAGAACGGCGTGCCGTTCGACACCGCGCCCTTCACCATCACCTCGGGCATCCGCGTCGGCACCCCGGCGGGGACCACCCGCGGCTTTGGCGTGGAAGAGTTCCGCCTGGTCGGCCAGCTGATCGCCGAAGTGGTCGAGGGTCTCGCCAAGAACGGCGCGGACGGCAACGGCGCGGTCGAGGACAAGGTGCGCGAGCAAGTCTTGGCCTTGACGGCGCGCTTCCCCATCTACGCTTAA
- the nrdR gene encoding transcriptional regulator NrdR — translation MRCPFCGHAESQVKDSRPSEDGAAIRRRRLCPECGGRFTTFERVQLRELIIVKRSGRRAPFDRDKLMRSLSIALRKRPVDPERVERMVNGIVRQLESMGETELQSHVVGELVMKGLKSLDDVAYVRYASVYRDFRDGEDFAKFLGDEGLNEGDEA, via the coding sequence ATGCGTTGCCCGTTCTGCGGACATGCCGAAAGCCAGGTGAAGGACAGCCGCCCGTCGGAAGATGGGGCGGCCATCCGTCGGCGTCGCCTGTGTCCCGAGTGCGGCGGCCGCTTCACAACCTTCGAGCGGGTGCAGCTGCGTGAGCTGATCATCGTCAAACGGTCGGGTCGACGCGCGCCGTTCGACCGTGACAAGCTGATGCGCTCCTTGTCCATCGCGCTTCGCAAGCGGCCGGTGGACCCCGAGCGGGTCGAGCGCATGGTCAACGGCATCGTCCGCCAGCTGGAAAGCATGGGCGAGACCGAACTGCAGTCGCACGTGGTCGGCGAGCTGGTCATGAAGGGGCTGAAAAGCCTCGATGACGTGGCCTATGTCCGCTACGCCTCGGTCTATCGCGACTTCCGCGATGGGGAGGACTTCGCCAAATTCCTCGGTGATGAAGGCCTCAACGAGGGCGACGAGGCCTGA
- the ribD gene encoding bifunctional diaminohydroxyphosphoribosylaminopyrimidine deaminase/5-amino-6-(5-phosphoribosylamino)uracil reductase RibD, with the protein MPKPAMFVTLKLATSLDGRIATASGESRWITGSAARETVHRLRSRHDAVLVGVETALADDPELTVRTAGYEGKQPSRIVLDSRQRLPQTCKLVATARQIPTYVLTTQPAQSRLTDAGVRVLQIPATGERVDLPAAMQTLAGQGIEKLFVEGGGQVASSFLRCGLVDVMEWFRAPVVLGGEGRPGVGALAVEALADAPRFKRVAAATLGDDLWERYERL; encoded by the coding sequence ATGCCCAAGCCGGCGATGTTCGTGACCCTGAAATTGGCCACCTCCCTGGACGGGCGGATCGCGACCGCGTCCGGCGAGAGCCGCTGGATCACCGGCTCGGCCGCGCGCGAGACGGTGCATCGCCTTCGTTCGCGGCACGATGCGGTGCTGGTCGGGGTCGAGACGGCCCTGGCCGATGATCCCGAGCTGACCGTCCGCACGGCCGGCTATGAGGGCAAGCAGCCGTCGCGCATTGTGCTGGATAGCCGTCAGAGGCTGCCTCAAACCTGCAAGCTTGTGGCGACGGCGCGCCAGATCCCTACCTACGTACTGACGACGCAGCCGGCGCAGTCGCGCTTGACTGACGCTGGGGTGCGGGTGCTGCAAATCCCGGCGACGGGCGAGCGGGTCGATCTGCCGGCGGCCATGCAGACCTTAGCCGGGCAGGGGATCGAAAAGCTGTTCGTCGAGGGCGGCGGTCAGGTGGCGTCGAGCTTCCTGCGCTGCGGTCTGGTCGATGTGATGGAGTGGTTTAGGGCGCCGGTGGTGCTGGGCGGCGAAGGGCGGCCCGGCGTGGGCGCCCTGGCCGTCGAGGCGCTGGCCGATGCGCCGAGGTTTAAACGGGTCGCGGCCGCCACGCTCGGCGACGACCTTTGGGAGCGGTACGAGAGGCTCTAG
- a CDS encoding riboflavin synthase — MFTGIVTDIGRVRAVRDTDRDRRYEIETVFDLSTVDIGASIAHAGCCLTVVEKGEGWFAVEVSDETLSKTTLGTWSEGSRVNLERSARLGDEMGGHVVSGHVDGVGEVVSIEVVGGSHHFRVRAPRPLHRYIAQKGSIAVEGVSLTVNAVEDDVFHLNIIPHTFEVTTLGALKAGDRVNLEIDMLARYLARWQETAQ; from the coding sequence ATGTTCACCGGAATCGTCACCGACATCGGCCGTGTCCGCGCCGTGCGCGACACCGATCGCGACCGCCGCTACGAGATCGAGACTGTCTTCGACCTGTCGACGGTGGATATCGGCGCGTCCATCGCTCACGCCGGCTGCTGCCTGACGGTGGTGGAGAAGGGCGAGGGCTGGTTCGCGGTGGAAGTCTCCGACGAGACCCTGTCCAAGACCACCCTGGGGACCTGGAGCGAAGGCTCGCGCGTGAACCTCGAGCGCTCCGCCCGCCTGGGCGACGAGATGGGCGGCCACGTGGTGTCCGGCCACGTGGACGGCGTCGGCGAGGTGGTGAGCATCGAGGTGGTCGGCGGATCGCACCATTTCCGCGTCCGCGCGCCGCGCCCGCTGCATCGCTACATCGCCCAGAAGGGCTCCATCGCCGTGGAGGGCGTGTCCCTGACGGTCAACGCGGTGGAGGACGACGTCTTCCACCTCAACATCATCCCGCACACCTTCGAGGTCACCACGCTGGGCGCGCTGAAAGCCGGCGACAGGGTGAACCTCGAGATCGACATGCTGGCGCGATACCTCGCGCGCTGGCAGGAGACGGCCCAATGA